The DNA window CTCTTTGGAAATTCTCGGCTATACAATCGACTATCGATCGCAATAtgagagcaaaaaaaatatgctgGTGGCTGAACTCAAATAGCTCtcattgaaaatttatatatgcATACACTGTACAGGGGTGTGTTTTCGGTATTCTAgagatttttatttacaaaaatagatttgaaaaaaattataaatcatattttaaaaaaaattcaagtttttactgtaatttgaaattaaaacaagtttaaataataaaaacccagtaattcttaaaattatgataagtctaaaagtatttttaattacacCGCACCATAATATATAACGGACCattactttaaaaagcaaacgGCTTTGGTTTCTATGTCTAAACATGCTCGGACCTACGATTGAAATAAACCTTGTCGGTATGATTTGGACATTGTCTGCCGCCGTATAACGAAATTGTGGTATTCCTGTTTTGATAGATTGCCGACttctttagaaaatttaaaatcactttctttctctgttttagTTCTAGCTTCTGCTTTGATGCAAAtgaagataatttatttatttatttttagatggaGCTAATTCTGCAATgattttggaatatttttttaaatattatttttaattgataaaacatttaaaaaacaatttttttaaaaaaaaatacaatcacaGCAATGCTAACATACtcttaacaaaaataacataaaaaaaccaaataaatatagttatttttGCCATTACAGTGGTGGTTGCTTTGCATAGAAATAAACTTTTTGAACTTTCATATACTAATGCTAGTTAACTCCTTACATCATCAACTTGTTAATAgtttgtatttaaatttatataattgactTATTCATAGCTTGTGTATTAtagtatattatatttttttaagtttttttcaaataaaaatacattaaaataaaatatatttttttaattttaatattaatacgttgaaattataaaaatatatttaaaaaatattaatttaataatttttaaataaaaaataatttaaaaacacttaaaaaaacacaaaagttcACTAAACACTCACAAGTCActaatcatctttgaaaaatcaccAAGACATAGTGCCCATGATTGTTAGCGCGAAAATAGATTAGACACATaaattacttaaattaaaattggattatCCAACAAATTGGCAATCATAAATCATAATCACCAAATACTTTCCTAAAAGTCATATGATCGACGAACAAACAAACAACCACCCtccattataataattattaattacctCTAGTTAACAACTCAAGTATATACACGTGTAATCCAAGCAACATCACCACGTAGAATAATAATGcaatttacaattttatttttgttgaaacaaTAATGCAATTTAAACACCTTTAATAATAGTATGTGGACCTCGTAATGACACTTAATTACTcgcattaattaatcaaattacttaattaaacctttttattattattttttttccgttcTAAACCAAGTTCGtctccaaaaaaagaaaaggacagcCTAGGAGACACCAATCCAATAACCTTTTCATTGCTTTGATTCCTCTcccagcttcttcttcttctacttctccGCAAAAACCCTTGCACCTCTCTCTCTAGAAGCTATCTCTTGTCTTGAACTTGGTCAGTTTAAGTCACCCGATTCAGGCAGGATTTCCTTACAAACCCAATTGCACGCAAGACTGTCTTTGATCATCATTAACTCACCAATTGTATCATTGTTCGAGTCCCAATCACGATCACAGCCGTTGATCAAGAAGCAGAAATGGAAAAATCTAAGGTTGGCAAGGGAGCTTACCTCAACGGGAATCCCCAtcattccttctcttcttcctctgcttCTCAAAGACATGTCAGCTACAGGTTCTTTCTGTCCCACTAAATACTgggtcctttttcttttctttcttttcttttcgtttccAATGAAGGAtcgagtttttttgttattggatttttctttttgttgattcAAATTGGTTGACTGTCCTTTGTTTTCTGTTCTGTGTTGGAAGTTCACCGTATTCAATTCATGATCAAATTGAGGCATGTGCAGGACATctgatttattttcttggctTGTCCAGTATATATATAGGTTCTTTTCCTGGTGAAAGGAAACTTGGCTTCTTAATGAGCTTGGGAGAATTGTTCTAAATggatgtaaaataagagactaaTTGATATGTCAAGTCAATTTGTAAGCTTGGGAACTAAAAGTCTTGtgcttttttaagttttgaacaaTGTTATGGGTAGTTAGCACTGGTACAGAACTTAAACATAATTCTGGAATGGGTGTCAGGAAAATTGTTATggccaataaaattatttgaacacATCTGGTTTAGGAAAAGgtgaattaagttttctattACGAGAAGGAGTTCTTTTTTACATTCCATCATTCGTAATAACAGCTGTTAGTTTTACCCTTTATTTACTAGACTGTAATTGTGAACGAGGCCATTACAGAAATGGTTTTAATAAGATTGTCAGATGAGATTTTGATCCTCTATTCACCTTGTTTTGAATCGCAAACGAACTGATGGAAAAATGACAAGAGAAGCAAAACTGACATTTACTTTTAGTTACATTAACATATAAGACATTATCCATCAATGGATGTTTTATGTGCTTCCCGTTATCCATCAATTGTTGTTTTATGAGCTTCCCATACATTCTTTATTGGATCGTTGTGGATTTGGTTGTTTCTGCATGGGCTTTGTTTTTTAAGCGTAGAAAATTAAATGAACTTTGGTGCAGCTGCGGTATTTGCGGGTATGAATTGAACTTGAGCTCCTCCAATCGGAACACCTCATCTATTGGCTCTAAATATGGGAAATCCATAAAGAGAGGGATCATCTCATTCTTCTTCATCGATGAGAGCAGATTTACCCAGGTTGATGAATTCCAATGCATTCCCTTCTTTTCAAGAAACTCCTGGGGTTTGTTCCACCGGAGAACAGCACTTCTTTGCCGCAAGTGTGGTAATAATATTGGAATTGCTTATGATGATAAAGCCTCAGCTTATCCACTTGTAGCAGACGGATCTGACTCTTCCTCAGTCAGTGAAGTTTCCAAACATcgaaaatatgatgttaaaaTCCGTGCCTTGCAGCCTTCTTCTGTTGACCAGTTTAGCACTCCAATTCACACCTGATGTATCCGGAGCAAGCCTCTTCATATCTATGTAATCAAATGGTATCGGTTACACATCAAAAACTAAACCAGAAGTTTTCCTGAGATACTTTCATGTATACGTGGTTGATTCCTTTAATTTTGTTCTGTGTATGTGTGTTTACTGTCATATATTAGAGTGTGACTTGTACAGAGCAGTGTTGAGAAGCATTAAAAGAAAGCAGTGTGGATGTTGAAGGGGCCAAAGTCCATCAACTATCCAGGTTTGACGGGAGAATAGTAGTATGATATATCGAATGGAtgggtttgaactttgaagggACATTAACATTATGCtacaattttatatattcttctCTGCGTGAGGCTTTCTCGTCTTTAATATTATGTCAATGTTGAGGCTTGTAAATGCTGAATAACATGAGAAAGAGTTCTTGCACTTTAATCTCCATTGGGTTTCCGTGTAATATTGCTATTAGAGTAAGATCTTTTCAATTTATGCCACAgtgtagttttttctttaggAGCTGAAGACGTCTTTGATATGGCAATGCAGCAATCATGGGGAGAGAGAGCTTTGCATGCAGCAGCTAGACTTTTGCAGCAATGATGTCTATTCTAAAAGGAGATGCCGAATTCACGGCCGTATTGGTCGGGTCTCCTGGAGCCATACAGTAGAGTACCCATCGATCTCAATTTTTTCTGTGCCTTGACCATATATAACTGTAAATCATAGCCATTTTCATGTTGAAAAAGGACTTTTCCAGGACAACTTTACGTACAGGGAGACCGAAAGGTGCCTTTGAAGATGTTATGAAATGTAGATAACGTAACGTTACTAGAAATTGTGGAAAGAGAAATATAATGTGGAGACACAAATAAACTATAAGGGTTCAGTGCTAGGAGATAAACAACAGTCTCACTTGATCAGAAATTCCAATTTCTATTCCATATTCTGATAAGCGATCAACAAATGGATCTCTACGAAGGAGAATCGACAAAAAAAGGCCCTATTTGCTCGAGTAGGAGATTATGTATGCCATGATTGCTATCTTTCTTTTCGAGATTTGTATGGCTTTGGAGCTCCGCTAGACTAGTATCCTGGAAGGCAAGAATTTCAATATTAGTATGATCATACGCAGGCTAGTGTGCGCCGAAGACAGAATTTTGTTCACAACGGGCTTCTCTATTGAGGTGCCTTTTAGGGGGTTTTCACTTTTCCAAAGGAAAATCAAGAGCACCGAAGCTCACTTAATTCGAGTATTACCACTGTGTAACCAAATTTAGCTATAGTTTAATTGGCTGTTGATGGAATCTCATCATGGTCTAGAATCACTTATGTTTGATGTCCAACACTCCTGATAAAAGCAGCAGAAAATGCCCTCTACATCGACCCAGTCTTAAGCTTGTTCGTGAACAACAAAAGAAAGTACTAGTACTCAAAAGCCAGTTTCACTGATGTATAAACCGCTTCCTGATCAATCAACAAAATTGATACGCCACCAAAGATTTTGCTTCCTTTTATTCCCCTTGCAAGATAGAAACTCGAATTTTCATTTTCTGTATTTAGAGTCGATTTGCAGCCAAAAGAACCCAACAAGGTTATTGTTATTGGCTGTAACTCAAATCCCAACCATAGAATCGAAACTTAGCgagcttcaatttttttgtccAGGAGGCGctgaacaataaaattaagagGATTTATAATGGATGTTTTCTCTGTTCAGACTTCAGAGGCTCGGCTGCCACGGGACAACAAAATTGACTTTGCTCCCGTCTTTTCTCCCCTCAACCTCCTGTCCAAACAGAGaaattaatggtttttcttGTTGTTCTTAGCATTACGGTCAATTTTAGATGTCATGTATGTAGTCTTTATTTAGTGAAATACAATTCCCTTGAGCTGGCATCTATGCATCGGATTAACGTATTTTGACTTTTTGAGACCAATTCACCAATGTATATGCGCTTAGACACAGAAAATTTTCCGCACTTGTATTCCTTTCTTCATACCCAGCCAGCCACATTTGAGCACCAGTATCTGGACGTGGATAAACAATTACAGTAAGCAGCATATATATATTGGTTGATTTGGGCAGAGACTCCTCATTGCAAGTGAATCGAAATGGGGTTAAGCTCAACAAACAAGGTTTGCTCAGCGAGTGTACACTCAGGGAAACGGCAATATATATGTCTCTTCATTTATGCTTGGAATTTCCATAGCTCCTTTACtttcaaaatttttcattttatcaaatttttggTAACATCTCCGCTCCCCCAAAAATTAGTGTCGCTTAGATAtgctatagtaaaaaaaaagtcatgtaaaaaaaaaacatgtaattagcATTTCTATACCATTTATCGAACCAGCTATCATCATGAGAAAAATGTTTGATCTCAAAACTCGAACCTGCACCATAATTGTGATTGTAAGTTCACTAATTTTACTATTTCACAAAGCAAAACTACCATCTATTAAAAATTagagttaattataaaaacatccTTGACATATATGTGTGTTCATAAACATATTATAAAcctttatcaaaagaaaataattagtaaAATCATTTATGTAACGTTTGGTTAGTATCTCGGGAAAAGAATTTACTTTTTTGTACTTCATGTTTTAAggtataaaaattcattcaaaaattgtttcataaacaaatttattaattttattttatttttttctaactaaatatttttctatctcttctatatttatttcttctatcattaaatattaactaaacacaacattaaaaaaaacaaaaattacaaaaataagaatcaacatgggtaattttttcaaaaatcttagTCGAATTAATATGGAGTTgactaagttttttatttttccagtttttttttaaattgattttttatcatgtttacctttcattatttaatttgtttgagaGTTGgcctttattatttaatttaattttttatgtgcggggttatcttgatctcataatTAAGCTATGAATTTAGCATGTTGATTCGAGTTATGttgttttatcctttttaaattattttcttcactttggttttcaatgttttctttaCTAGTAATTGAGCTTcaaacttcttttattttttttatgatgttattatgttctcattcaattttttttatactttgttatcaaataaaaattgttaagatattttaaaaatatttaaaagatatatttttataatattgataaatattaattcaaatcaataacTCCCAAATTTCTTACTCCTTTAAAAACATTATCCATCACCTAGGTATCGTTTTATTACGATAAGAAAAATCTGATCCTGTCCACGAAGAAGCCCGGACCCTATCCAGTTGCTACAATGCTGTGTGCTTTAAGAATTCTTCCTTGTTCAGAGTATCGTGACACCCGAAAGCAAAACGGTactctcaaaataaatttacttgATCGTTCCATTTTCAAACACACAGaaactcaattgaaaaaaaaaaattaattataaaggaACCAAAATACAAATCTTCCTATAAATTACGTAACGAGAGATAAAAAAGATCGTGATCAGGTGGCTGAGTTTTCCCTACAATGTAAAAAAGCAAGTTAGCCACCGGTTAATCTGTAATAATGGATTTCAAATCAACAGGGAATTGATGAATTTAGTATGTATTCAAGACACAAGAGGTGCTGAATCCATTAACATGTCATATATACGTTCGCTATAAGTTAGTGTTTACCATTTGTTCCACAGTGGATAAGGACCGCTCGGAGGTGGTTTCAACCATGATGACGAACCCATTTGACCACCACTTTGGATGGCCAGGCCTTGATTTTGGCTGTTTTATTTGAAGCCATAAACTATTagttgattgatttgttttctgaGAGTGTTATTGCACGGGTGATTCAAGCTCTTTCAAACAAAATCTAATTGTTCGGATTATAATACGGCAGTAGAGCAATATCTGTAAGGAGCATGTATTACAAAATCTAGTTGGagtttttctttgaaatatgTTGTATCAGATAACAGTTTATGTTGAAACTTGCCCAGTCTAGTATACTAAATCTGATAGCACAAATCAAACTGTATTAGGGCGGCTTAAATAATTTCCAAGCACAGAAATTAAGTGGGGCAAGACATCAAAATGGATTAAATCAACCTCAATCATCACGAGAGAAGCAAAATTGGAAGGGTTTCCTTGTTGCCAATTGTTGTTTCATCTCATCGTTCAGATGTATGGTCCAAACTCAAAGTAGAAAAAGGAGACACAACCGTTTAATAATTCTCGTTTCAAACTCAAATTGTATATATAATCTTGACAAGAGAACAAAACCAGGTTAAAGGTTTCTATAATACAAGGGGGGGAAAAAAACCCGACACGACGCTTTTTACGTGTACGTAACATAATTACCAGCACGATAACCTTatcttctttttgttctttcagaTGCATGATATGATAAATTAACCTTTGAATATGGGACtagctaaaaaagaaaagaaatgaaagtctaccttttttttttttttattattattattattataataatttactaCGGTGGCCTGTTCAAGCCATTGGCGCCATCCTGTTAATCCCAGGgcaaaatactaattttttaaataattgtttttttaattttatttttaatatcaaaaaattaaatttataaaaaaatattaaaaaaatccaatacaaGTAGGTATTGAAAGaaataattgttatatatatatatgtctccAACTTTTCAATTAggtatttaatatattaatgaattttcaattgaatctttttatttattgaaatcaataaaatggttaaaaattatatgaaaattttgtttttctatttattttgtgaaaaaatcatgaatttaataaaaattctcGTATCATGACATATAGACTATACAAAGAAATGTAAGGGTTTTGTAATATGTTCACATGATTCAAAATGAAGATctcattgattttgttttgaaaaaagaaaaaatgatgtaaacttcataattttattggaAAAGTATCCAACTGAAAATCTATTATTACATTGAGAATCTAATAGAAACTGTCCTCAAAGGTTGAGTACTTCAGTCAGGTTCGACCTTTATTATTCATGCCTCTGATCCCGTAAACTAAGCCGCCCACGTTTTGGAGAGGCCCGCTCCATTTTACGCTATATAATCCCAAACTTTCCTCTATAGTTTCTCGTCGCAAAAACTAGATTCCTACAGTATATTTGCTCACAAACTCTAAACTATGGGGTTTGCTAGTATTAACGTGTCTGTCATCACTTTGGGttattttcttatgttgtttGTAACTCTCACCAGCATCTTGAATCCCATCTTTGCTTCGAGAATCTGCGAGTTTCCAGCAATATTTAACTTGGGCGATTCAAACTCTGATACTGGTACACACTCAGCTGCCTTCACTGCCCTTAACTCTCCCAATGGAGACACTTACTTTCACATGCCCGCGGGAAGGTTCTCAGATGGAAGGCTGATCATAGATTTCATTGGTAAGTTATAATGCTTGTACTTCGAATAGCATATGCATATGTTAACTCCTCGAAGTTGCATGAACTGGTCCTTTCAAAAGTAAAAGCGTACATTTTGCCTCCATCGTCATAAGAGTCTGGATCTCTTACTGCATTTCGTTGTCAGCATGTGTGGATATGGTTTTAAGTTTGAGcctcccttttaaaaaaatttaaaaaaatgtgtggATCTCTTATTACTCTTTAATGATCTCTTGTAATCAGCGAAGAGTTTCAATCTACCATATCTCAGTGCTTATCTTAATTCTCTGGGCGCCAGCTACACAAATGGGGCGAATTTTGCCTCAGCAGGAGCCACCATCAGATTACCGTCTCCAATTATACCTGCTAGTGGTGGATATAGTCCATTCTACCTTGATGTGCAATATCAgcaatttatgcaatttaaagaCAGATCACAGATCATTAGGAAACAAGGTGCGtaatcaaaatctattttttgggCTCTATTCCAGAGATGTCAGTCAACTGTACGTAGAAGACGCAATTTGAAACGATTTTCTCATCGATGTTCAATCTGTATGCAGGAGGAAAGTTTGCCAAGTTGATGCCTAAGGAGGACTATTTCCGAAAAGCACTATACACATTTGACATTGGTCATAATGATCTTGGAGCTGGATTTTTCAGCAACATGTCCATTGAGGAAGTGAAAGCAACTGTCCCTGATATTGTCAACAGGTTTTCGATATATGTTAAGGTAATCCTTAATAAAGAACCATTAGAGAAGGCTGTTTAGATTTATtacttatatattaattttatgttacaataatatatttaaactacTGGAGTGGTTTTGATCGGTGCAGAATATATACGAAGTGGGAGGCAGATCATTTTGGATTCATAGCACAGGGCCAATTGGTTGTCTTGCTTACATCTTGACCGGCTTCCCTTCAGCAGAGAAGGACAGTGCTGGCTGTGCAAAGCAGCACAATGAAGTGGCTCGgtattttaattacaaattgAAGGAGGCTGTTTTTCAATTAAGGAAAGATTTTCCTTCAGCTGCATTCACATACGTGGACGTGTATTCTGTGAAATATTCTTTATTCAGTGAACCCAAGAAATATGGTAAGTTACCCTAAACTAGGTTgatatagaataatataaattatatattaaaattttatttaatagtttaagttattaggttaagatgattttttgatatgatattagagtcttgatgactaagcaatcacgagttcgaatctcatcatccttatttatttgataaaaattaaatacaatgtaATATGAAtctgtacaagtttcaaactcaaaggactttcacttgagagggtgtgttagagaataatataaatttaacaacttaaactattatGTTGAGATCCCAAATATAATTTActtaataacttaaactattaggttgagatgatttttcgACATAGATAattgagataattctttaacatagataattaataattaatagcaTGTTAAATGCAATAATCTTTTCAaggattgtaaaattaaatttatttatattagataataaaggatattttcaaaaacccactccaagtttaagaaaatattgtagaAAATTGTGTTGGTACCTTAAATGctttaatatcttaaatataagaaagagtttaaaatattaatgacaTTTTAAGTTgagaaagtaatttttatataaacttcTAGACAGTTTCCATGATTTCACAACACCTCGCAGTTTGTTGTGTAATAATTTACCCACAGCTCCAAAGCAATTggtttttaacttgaaaaggACACGAAAGTAACAAAACCAATAGATAAATCAGAAAACATGGCAAGATTTAGTTTTTgtggtttattttattacaaattgATCTTGTTTTCCGTTACAAATGGTGTATAGGATTTGAGCTTCCACTTATAGCCTGCTGTGGCTATGGAGGCAAGTACAACTACAGTGATGCTCCAAGATGTGGAGAAACAATTACAGTAAATAATACCAAAATGGTTGTCGGTTCATGTGACAACCCCTCTGTTCGAGTAGATTGGGACGGAGTCCACTATACCGAGGCTGCTAACAAGTTTGTTTTCGATCGAATTTCGACAGGAGCCTTTTCTGATCCGCCAATCCCCTTAAACATGGCATGCCACAGGAATGTATAATTTCTGTGCTTTCAATATCATTCTAAAATGTATAAATCGCGATAAAATGCCTCCCTCTCGATCCATTCCTTGGATCTGAAGGGTGAAATAAGAAACTGTTGATCTCATATATCATCTCTCCTCGGGAGAGAAAAACATGAGATGTGCCAAACTAGCTCCAATAATAACTCCTCCCCTACTTT is part of the Populus trichocarpa isolate Nisqually-1 chromosome 2, P.trichocarpa_v4.1, whole genome shotgun sequence genome and encodes:
- the LOC7466468 gene encoding uncharacterized protein At4g08330, chloroplastic, which translates into the protein MEKSKVGKGAYLNGNPHHSFSSSSASQRHVSYSCGICGYELNLSSSNRNTSSIGSKYGKSIKRGIISFFFIDESRFTQVDEFQCIPFFSRNSWGLFHRRTALLCRKCGNNIGIAYDDKASAYPLVADGSDSSSVSEVSKHRKYDVKIRALQPSSVDQFSTPIHT
- the LOC7466469 gene encoding esterase isoform X3, with the protein product MGFASINVSVITLGYFLMLFVTLTSILNPIFASRICEFPAIFNLGDSNSDTGTHSAAFTALNSPNGDTYFHMPAGRFSDGRLIIDFIAKSFNLPYLSAYLNSLGASYTNGANFASAGATIRLPSPIIPASGGYSPFYLDVQYQQFMQFKDRSQIIRKQGGKFAKLMPKEDYFRKALYTFDIGHNDLGAGFFSNMSIEEVKATVPDIVNRFSIYVKNIYEVGGRSFWIHSTGPIGCLAYILTGFPSAEKDSAGCAKQHNEVARYFNYKLKEAVFQLRKDFPSAAFTYVDVYSVKYSLFSEPKKYGFELPLIACCGYGGKYNYSDAPRCGETITVNNTKMVVGSCDNPSVRVDWDGVHYTEAANKFVFDRISTGAFSDPPIPLNMACHRNV